The Gemmatimonas phototrophica region CGCCGGGCTGCTGCAGGTCCGCGATGACGGGGCCCTCGTGGGCTGGATCGACGAAGTCCTTGCCGAAAACCCTGCGGAGGCCGCCCGTTTTCTCTCCGGCGAAAAAAAGCTGCAGGGCGTGCTGGTCGGCCTCGTCATGAAAAAATCAAAAGGCGCAGCCGACCCCAAGAAGGTCAACCAGCTACTGGGCGCTCGCGCGGACTGAACGGCGGTAACGGCAACTCCGCAGCATGTCGCAGCGGAGTGGTCGGCATGCCGAACATGCGGTCGGCCTCGAGGGCGGCGCGCATGTCGCCGCCTTGCCTTCGGGCGAGGCGGCGCACCTGCTTGGCCTCGCGTAAAGGCTTGTCCCCCGACGGATCAAATCGATACGGCTCGCTTGCGTCCCATCGGTTCAGCAGATCCACCACATAGTCGAACGAGCGGGACAGATATCGTCCAACGTCGGCATCGCTCAGATCCCATCGGCTATTCTCGGACACCAACTGGAAGATGCGCTGCCACGATTCGGTATCCGTGACATAGACCATCCCGCGGAAGATGCGCCGGTTGGTTGGGGTGCCGAACAACGTGGGGCTCAAAATGCGGTCGAGGTGCTGGTCGGCCCGCGAATGATCAAGAGTGAGCAGTTCGCGGGCACGGCGAGGCCACAGATCGCCAATGTGCGTGTCTATTCGGCTCTCCCAATAGCTGTGGCCGAGTGCGGTGGTACTGGACGTGACCGCCAGCTGTCGCGGGACGAAAAAGTTGTGCGCCACGACGTCGGCGGCGAGGTGCGACAAATAGCCCAGCGCAAAGGCCCGCAATGCTGGCGGTTCGGCTTCGTCGTGAATCTCCAGGCCAACGTGCCACGAATGGCAATGCCGGCCGACTTCCGCGTACTTCTTGGCGATGCTCGTGTCGGCGGCAATGGACCCGTACAGGAAATCCGCCGGGAATGCGGCGAGCAGGTCCGCGATGGATGAAGGCACGAGGTGCAAA contains the following coding sequences:
- a CDS encoding zinc dependent phospholipase C family protein — encoded protein: MTGAARDIRHGPCGATVPAIRMIVTDGRRLPWGLALLVAVTAVAMLPSAAWAWTPGTHVFLGDAVLRHLHLVPSSIADLLAAFPADFLYGSIAADTSIAKKYAEVGRHCHSWHVGLEIHDEAEPPALRAFALGYLSHLAADVVAHNFFVPRQLAVTSSTTALGHSYWESRIDTHIGDLWPRRARELLTLDHSRADQHLDRILSPTLFGTPTNRRIFRGMVYVTDTESWQRIFQLVSENSRWDLSDADVGRYLSRSFDYVVDLLNRWDASEPYRFDPSGDKPLREAKQVRRLARRQGGDMRAALEADRMFGMPTTPLRHAAELPLPPFSPRERPVAG